From one Notolabrus celidotus isolate fNotCel1 chromosome 2, fNotCel1.pri, whole genome shotgun sequence genomic stretch:
- the LOC117807492 gene encoding homeodomain-interacting protein kinase 1-like: MSQSSASSHRLLADTDCVVKPNDIIINSTSSYLVQDFIGKGCFGKVAKSVNLFTGKDVALKIVTSEDSRASKRELKMLEAIRSLDPVKTNIVHFFETFEHRGLTCLAFEKLDRDLFQLLMDRHENPLSLNEIRPIAHQLLTAFDALKGIGVIHADLKLDNIMLVNHQNQPFRVKIIDFGLSLHTSEVRPGLMAQGIGYRAPEVILGLPFTEAIDMWSLGCVLAVLYLSCHLFGVLCEYQQMRNIVDVLGQPADHLLDAGSLTNKFFKLNQHYDYPKWWLKTPMEYKLTTGIEPKECERALNHLDEIVTIFPDIKEFIELEDKRAFLSLLKCLLQTDHEQRISPDKALKHPFISMVHLQEELDTSIYVDDSYDKMDLSQSNDSDEELIFDTEPDEELKAGETPACLPADAAGSASPGSCDDTSDDAIAKDASPEDQSVVSCCAAQVNSEENKEERRSATDGSTVKEETAEVKRSSLRRIRKFFSRAIRTVFRMKKKT; the protein is encoded by the exons ATGTCTCAGAGTTCAGCCTCATCCCACCGTCTGTTGGCAGATACAGACTGTGTGGTCAAACCGAACGACATCATCATCAACAGCACCAGTTCTTACCTCGTCCAGGACTTCATTGGCAAAGGATGCTTCGGCAAAGTTGCCAAGTCCGTGAATTTATTCACAGGAAAGGACGTAGCTCTTAAGATTGTAACATCTGAGGACAGCAGAGCCTCAAAAAGAGAG CTCAAAATGCTGGAAGCTATCCGTTCTCTTGACCCAGTCAAGACAAACATCGTTCACTTCTTTGAGACGTTTGAGCACAGAGGCCTGACCTGTCTGGCTTTTGAGAAGCTGGACAGAGACCTGTTCCAGCTTTTGATGGACAGACATGAGAATCCTCTGTCGCTCAATGAAATAAGACCAATTGCACATCAG CTGCTGACAGCTTTTGATGCACTCAAAGGAATTGGTGTCATTCATGCTGACCTGAAGTTGGATAACATCATGCTGGTGAACCATCAGAACCAGCCCTTCAGAGTCAAGATCATTGATTTTGGTCTGTCACTTCACACCAGTGAAGTGAGGCCAGGTCTGATGGCACAGGGTATTGGGTACAG AGCACCTGAAGTCATCCTGGGCCTCCCCTTCACAGAGGCCATTGACATGTGGAGTCTGGGTTGTGTCCTTGCAGTCCTGTACCTCTCCTGTCACCTGTTTGGGGTACTCTGTGAGTACCAGCAG ATGAGGAACATTGTTGATGTCCTCGGTCAACCAGCTGACCACCTCCTTGATGCCGGCAGCTTAACTAATAAGTTCTTCAAGCTGAACCAGCATTACGACTACCCAAAGTGGTGGCTTAAG ACTCCGATGGAGTACAAGCTGACCACTGGGATTGAGCCCAAAGAATGTGAGAGGGCTCTCAATCATCTGGATGAGATTGTTACA ATTTTTCCAGACATAAAGGAGTTCATAGAGCTAGAGGATAAGAGAGCTTTCCTGAGCCTCTTAAAGTGTCTCCTTCAGACTGACCACGAGCAGAGGATCAGTCCTGACAAGGCCCTGAAGCACCCGTTCATCTCAATGGTGCACCtacaggaggagctggacacCAGCATATA TGTTGATGATTCATACGATAAAATGGATCTCAGCCAGAGTAACGACTCCGATGAAGAGCTTATATTTGATACAGAACCTGACGAAGAGCTGAAAGCTGGAGAAACTCCAGCCTGTCTTCCTGCAGATGCTGCAGGATCAGCCTCCCCTGGCTCCTGTGATGACACGTCTGATGATGCAATAGCTAAAGATGCCTCTCCTGAGGACCAATCAGTTGTCAGCTGCTGTGCAGCACAGGTGAACAGTGAGGAGAATAAAGAGGAGCGGAGGTCGGCCACTGATGGGTCAACAGTCAAAGAAGAGACTGCTGAGGTGAAGAGAAGCTCTCTGAGGAGAATCAGGAAGTTCTTCAGCCGGGCCATAAGGACTGTGTTtaggatgaaaaagaaaacttaa